In Mustelus asterias chromosome 16, sMusAst1.hap1.1, whole genome shotgun sequence, one DNA window encodes the following:
- the LOC144505262 gene encoding early growth response protein 1-B-like: MLARKGFIQRGRRETHREGQSREESSPAQLSQLNTASSPQPCPRALCPRALCPRAPCPRALCPRALSVPCAQAPALLDGDSFAMVTKAEIMSPLLSEPLYHSVDSYQKLEDVMMTGTLVTASTDQPFYGEALEQFEHLSADTFTDISSGIDKSLLESYSNQNCRLPSISYTGRFSLEPASGNSSLWPEPLFSLVSGIVSMSASSSSQPISCSGQPSESTAIYSSPSTLTNSNSDMFTGQSEGFPSASNTIQYPPYSNTKNCNTSYQLPMIPDYLFSQQEDISMNTSDQKPFQTLEPRAQPSLIPLSTIKAIANQSSCPQSKNTNNYHSQLIKPSRLRKYPNRPSKTPPHERPYACPMETCDRRFSRSDELTRHIRIHTGQKPFQCRICMRNFSRSDHLTTHIRTHTGEKPFACEICGRKFARSDERKRHTKIHLRQKEKKADKALCISSCTTPPSITFPAPVTNTYPSAVVSTSFESAVTNTYPSAVVSTSFESPVTNTYPSAVVSTSFESAVTNTYPSAVVSTSFESAVTNTYPSAVVSTSFESPDTSTYPSAVVSTSFESPVTSTYPSAVVSTSFESPVTNTYPSAVVSTSFESPVTNTYPSAVVSTSFESPVTNTYPSAVVSTSFESPVTNTYPSAVVSTSFESPVTNTYPSAVVSTSFESPVTNTYPSAVVSTSFESPITNTYPSAVVNNTYPSVISPPSEMPSTLTPRTIEI; this comes from the exons ATGCTGGCgaggaaaggattcattcagcgggggaggagagagacacacagagaggggcagAGCAGAGAGGAGAGCAGCCCGGCTCAACTCAGTCAACTAAACACAGCATCCTCCCCACAACCCTGTCCCCGAGCTCTCTGTCCCCGGGCTCTCTGTCCCCGGGCTCCCTGTCCCCGGGCTCTCTGTCCCCGGgctctctctgtgccctgtgCCCAGGCTCCAGCTCTATTGGACGGAGATAGCTTCGCGATGGTGACCAAGGCGGAGATCATGTCCCCTCTGCTGTCGGAACCTCTGTACCACTCGGTTGACAGCTATCAGAAGCTGGAAGATGTGATGATGACAGGAACTCTGGTGACAGCCTCCACCGACCAACCCTTTTACGGGGAAGCCCTGGAGCAGTTCGAGCATCTGTCAGCAG ATACGTTTACAGATATTTCATCTGGCATTGATAAGTCCCTCCTTGAGTCTTATTCGAACCAAAACTGCCGCCTGCCATCCATTTCGTACACAGGCCGTTTCTCACTGGAACCTGCTTCAGGCAACAGCAGCCTGTGGCCCGAGCCACTCTTCAGCCTCGTCAGTGGCATTGTCAGTATGAGCGCCTCTTCCTCCAGTCAGCCCATCAGTTGCTCCGGCCAACCAAGTGAATCCACTGCAATCTACTCGTCCCCTTCAACTTTAACTAACTCCAACTCGGACATGTTCACAGGCCAGTCTGAGGGATTCCCGAGTGCCAGTAACACTATCCAATACCCTCCTTACTCCAACACAAAGAACTGCAACACAAGCTACCAGCTGCCAATGATCCCGGACTATCTGTTCAGCCAGCAGGAGGACATCAGCATGAACACGTCTGACCAAAAACCTTTTCAAACATTGGAGCCCAGAGCTCAACCTTCCCTCATccccctgtccaccatcaaagCCATAGCCAACCAGAGCAGCTGTCCTCAGTCCAAGAACACTAACAATTACCACTCTCAACTGATAAAACCGTCCAGACTGAGGAAATACCCCAATAGGCCTAGCAAAACCCCTCCTCATGAGCGACCATATGCCTGCCCCATGGAGACTTGTGACCGCCGTTTCTCCAGGTCTGATGAACTCACTCGCCACATCCGGATACACACTGGTCAGAAACCTTTCCAGTGCCGGATCTGCATGAGAAACTTCAGCAGAAGTgaccacctcacaactcacattcgcacacacaccggCGAGAAGCCTTTCGCTTGTGAAATCTGTGGTCGGAAGTTTGCAAGAAGTGACGAGAGGAAAAGACACACAAAGATTCACCTGAGGCAGAAGGAGAAGAAAGCAGATAAGGCCCTGTGTATCTCCAGCTGTACAACTCCACCTTCAATCACTTTCCCAGCCCCAGTAACCAACACATATCCCTCTGCAGTAGTGAGCACTTCATTTGAATCTGCAGTTACCAACACATATCCCTCTGCAGTAGTGAGCACTTCATTCGAATCTCCAGTAACCAACACATATCCCTCTGCAGTAGTGAGCACTTCATTTGAATCTGCAGTAACCAACACATATCCCTCTGCAGTAGTGAGCACTTCATTTGAATCTGCAGTAACCAACACATATCCCTCTGCAGTAGTGAGCACTTCATTCGAATCTCCAGACACCAGCACATATCCCTCTGCAGTTGTGAGCACTTCATTCGAATCTCCAGTCACCAGCACATATCCCTCTGCAGTAGTGAGCACTTCATTCGAATCTCCAGTAACCAATACATATCCCTCTGCAGTAGTGAGCACTTCATTCGAATCTCCAGTAACCAACACATATCCCTCTGCAGTAGTGAGCACTTCATTCGAATCTCCAGTCACCAACACATATCCCTCTGCAGTAGTGAGCACTTCATTCGAATCTCCAGTAACCAATACATATCCCTCTGCAGTAGTGAGCACTTCATTCGAATCTCCAGTAACCAACACATATCCCTCTGCAGTAGTGAGCACTTCATTCGAATCTCCAGTCACCAACACATATCCCTCTGCAGTAGTGAGCACTTCATTTGAATCTCCAATCACCAACACATATCCCTCTGCAGTAGTGAACAACACCTACCCTTCAGTaatctcaccaccttctgaaatgcCATCCACTCTAACACCAAGGACAATTGAGATCTGA